A segment of the Filifactor alocis ATCC 35896 genome:
CCACCATCGGTTCAAGAGGGGGTATCGCAATGTTATCAATGAAGGAATTCGAATCAACCGAGAAACTGACAAACCATGTTATCTTGCCATAGAAACCTCGGGCCACGGAGCAATGGCAGAAAACTCTTTCTTAGATGACGGCGCTTACCTTGTTGCCAAAATTTTGATTTCCTTATCCAAGTGGAAACAGAGCGGACTCACAATAGAACAAATTCTTTCGTCCCTGAAAGAACCCGCGGAAGAAAAAGAATATCGCATTCCTATTTTGCATAAAAATTTTAAGGACTATGCAACTGCTATTCTGTCTGATTTACAGGAGTATATTTTGAATCACAAGAATTACTCTGTTGCACCAAAAAATTATGAAGGTCTCAAAATACTGACACCTACAGGATGGTTTTTGATTAGAATTTCCTTGCACGAACCTCTTTTGGTATTAAATATGGAAAGCAATACGGAAGGTGGAATACAAAAAGATTTGGAAATATTGTATGAATTTTTTGCAAACTATAAATATTTGAATCAAAATGTGTTAAAATAAAGATATTCATACTTTTATCATACACATTATTGATTCAACAGAAAGGGTGACCATTGATGCAAAAAAAGAAATTACTCATTTATCCTGTGCTTTTATTGGTGATTCTATGCGGAATTTTTATCTACAGCAAAAAAACTCCAACTGTACCGACACAACCTACAGAACCTCCGAAAGAGGACTCTTCCGATAATGTCAATATTACAGATCCCGACTCGGATTCACAAAAACCGACTACCGATACAACGGATTCCGGTTCCGTAGAAGACGGAAAACACTTCATCATTTTAGAAAAAATAAATGCTGATTCCGGAAGAATCACTTTTGACAGAGCAGATATCTTCTTTAGCGGACAGGATGATGAAGAAATCAAAAAATTAGGAGAAAATCCCGATGAACTTCCAAACGGATATCTAATTGACAACAAGGATGAAACACAGTTCACCCTGACATTAGATAAAAACGTCAACATCAATTTGCTTGATAACGAAAGCGATAATCCCGCTACTACATTTAAGACTGTTTCTTTGGAAGAATTTTTGAAAATGGTTGGAACAGAGCAGGTACATTCCTACTTCTATATCACCGTCCAAAACAATATCATAACAGATATGTATGAACAATATGTTCCTTAAACTAAAAAAAGGTACTGTGCCGGAATCAATCATTCTCGGCAGAGTGCCTTTATTGACAGATAGCCTCTTCACCGAACACGGCAAGGAGGCTATTATTGTTTGAGTTACTGTTTTTACCGTACTTTATATTATACTACTCTTATCCTAAAATCCCATTAAACGATTAAACCATCCAATCTCTACAAAGTATAATTTTGATTGTTTCTATTTATTGTTTTCAGACTTACCCAAAAACCGTATCGCAGATTTTTGGGCTTTTTCTATTTTTTCAGATACTTCGTTTTCCACATCGGATGAAGAAATCCACCTTTTGCCGAATATTGTTTGTGCCGCTTCTATGATGATTCCACAAGGATACCACTCTTTTTCTTCCGAAATTGCTTGAAGAAAGACCATCTTTGTTCGTTCACGAATCTCTTCTGCATTACCTCGATGAAATGACAGTTGCATCAAGCTCGTTGCAGACCATGCACGACAAAGACCATCATCATCAGCGAGCATTTTCCGTGCCAAAAAATCAATCTCTTCTGAAGTTCCCACACATCCTAAAGCTATGATAACCTTTTGACGAAAAACTACATCATCGGTATCTGCAAGCGAAATCAAAATAGGAATCAGCCGATTGCAAAAAGATGCATAAAAGTCTCTGTGTTTCATGTTAGAAAGAAGTTGTGCTGTCAAAAAAGCGGTATCTATTCTGAATTGTTCTCCTTCCACATCGTCCAGACGCTCAAATAAAAATTCTATCCCTTCTCTTCCATGTTGATCAAAACTGTTTTGCAAATATAACTTACTCTCTTCTTCCCAATCTTTGCAAATAAGTTCATAATGATATGCTATCTCTTGACTTCCACCTAAATCAGCAATAAATTTGATTTTTTGACCGGAAGGAAAATTTTCTTTTTCCAAATCAAGGTATGCCTTTTGTAACTCTTCTTTCGTTAAGTTCGCACGATGAATTTTTTCCGCTTCAAGTTCCTGTAATAAGTTATCCGTAGACTTTGTCATTGTTTTTCTCTCCTTGTAATTTGACCCTTCTTAAATTACACTATCATTTTCCATTCTTTTCCTCAAACCGCGAACAAAGACTCCTCGCTCTTTCATCAAATTCTGTCCCTTGTAATGTTTCAAACTCTTTGCGATATATTTTCAGCACTTCAAAAGAATAGTAGTAGAAACTGTAGAACAAATCGTCCGGAA
Coding sequences within it:
- a CDS encoding LptF/LptG permease family protein yields the protein MQKKKLLIYPVLLLVILCGIFIYSKKTPTVPTQPTEPPKEDSSDNVNITDPDSDSQKPTTDTTDSGSVEDGKHFIILEKINADSGRITFDRADIFFSGQDDEEIKKLGENPDELPNGYLIDNKDETQFTLTLDKNVNINLLDNESDNPATTFKTVSLEEFLKMVGTEQVHSYFYITVQNNIITDMYEQYVP
- a CDS encoding HEAT repeat domain-containing protein, encoding MTKSTDNLLQELEAEKIHRANLTKEELQKAYLDLEKENFPSGQKIKFIADLGGSQEIAYHYELICKDWEEESKLYLQNSFDQHGREGIEFLFERLDDVEGEQFRIDTAFLTAQLLSNMKHRDFYASFCNRLIPILISLADTDDVVFRQKVIIALGCVGTSEEIDFLARKMLADDDGLCRAWSATSLMQLSFHRGNAEEIRERTKMVFLQAISEEKEWYPCGIIIEAAQTIFGKRWISSSDVENEVSEKIEKAQKSAIRFLGKSENNK